In Terriglobus aquaticus, the genomic window CCGGTGTTATTGAGCCGCCCGGCGGCGCTGCCAGCGGGTCGCTGGTGTACTGCAACGTGTTCTCGAAGTAAGGCGAGTAGACGTTGACCTTGTAATTGCTCAGGAGGCGGATCTGCTTCTTCTGGAACTCAAGCGTGGGGACCGGGCCGCGAGAGACGTCGTCGTGCAGGCCGCGGTACTTCAGCGCAGGCCAGTCACGGACGCTGGCCAGGTGCAGCACGGGGCCTGTGTTCGCGGCGCTGTCAACGAGCTGCTTGATCGTTTGCGCACCGTAGAACACGCCGGCAGGCGTTGCGCCGATCACAGCCAGACCGCTGCCGCGCGGAACGATGACGTAGCCCTCGGCCTGCATTTCGGGCGACAGAGCGGCGCCGCCGAGTGCGGCACGGCCTTCGCTCGAGCTACTGCGCAGAAGCGTGATGCTGACGGGCGCAGCCGCTGAGACTGCCACGCCACGCTCACGCAGGCCTTCCGCCAGGTCCTGCGCGGCAAAGCTGTCGTCCGCGTCACAGCCGTTACACAACACGCTGATGCCGTTGGAAAGCGGGACTGAGCGCTGATCCTGCATTTCGCGAGGCATGGGTACTAAGGCCAATTGGGCTCGCGCTGCCGCCGAAATCACCACGGCAGACAGGGCAAGCAGGGAAGCAAAGCGGGACAACGACGGCATATCAGCAAGCTAAACCCAAATGGGCCGTTATGTCCGGGGCGCCTGTCGGCAGTGCTGTCCCCGAGAACCTGCGATGATCCCGGGCAGCGATCCTGCGGCGTCAGCCAGTTCGCCACGCCATTTGATAGGCTTGCTGTGCCCGGAGGGGTGAAAAACGTTTCGCTCCGTCCTCTATGCTCAGGAGAACTCATTCCATGCTGTTGCACGAAGACAGGCTGTTTCCGGCAGAAGGCACCGCGCGCGAGGTCGCGCGCAAGCTGTATGCCGTGGCGCGTGATCTGCCCATCATCAGCCCGCACGGCCACACCGACCCCGCCTGGTTTGCACAGAACGATGCGTTTCCCAATCCCGCCGCGCTGTTCATCCAGCCCGACCACTACATCTTCCGCATGCTGTACTCGCAAGGTGTGTCGCTGGAATCGCTCGGCATCGGCAGTCACCGCGCTGACCCACGTGAAGTCTGGCAGATCTTCGCTCGCCATTACTACCTGTTCCGTGGCACACCCACGCGCATGTGGATCGACTACGCATTTCGTTCGCTATTCGGACTAGAAGAGCGACTGAGCGAAGCGAACGCCGACGTGTTCTACGACACCATCGACAAGGCCCTGCAAACACCGGCGTTGCGGCCGCGTGCGCTGTACGACAGCTTCCGGCTTGAGGTGCTGGCGACCACCGACTCACCGCTGGACACGCTGGAGCACCACAAGGCCATTCGCGAATCGGGATGGAAGGGCCGCGTCGTTCCGACCTTCCGGCCGGACGCTGTTGTCGACTTTGAATTTGCAAACTTCCGCGGCAACATAGACAAGCTGGGCGAGATCACCGGCGAAGACACCAGCAATTACACCGGCTATCTGAACGCCCTCCGCAATCGTCGCGCCTTCTTCAAACAGATGGGTGCCACCGCGACGGATCACGGACACCTGACGGCGCGCACCGCAGACCTGTCCAAGAGTGAAGCCGAGGCACTCTACGCGAAGATCTACGGCGGCAAGGCATCGCACGAAGACGGCGAGCTGTTCCAGGCGCAGATGCTGACCGAGATGGCTGGCATGAGCGTGGAAGACGGCCTCGTGATGCAACTGCACCCGGGCTCCGTGCGCAATCACAACTCTGGCCTGTATGAGAAGTTTGGCCGCGACAAGGGTGCTGACATTCCCGCGCCGACCGAGTACGTCCGCAGCCTGCGGCCGCTGCTGACGAAGTACGGGAACGAGTCGAACTTCACCTTTGTGCTGTTCACCCTGGATGAGTCCACGTACGCCCGTGAGCTCGCTCCGCTGGCCGGCCATTATCCTTGCTTGCGCCTTGGTCCGGCGTGGTGGTTCCATGATTCGCCCGAAGGCATGATGCGGTACCGCGAACAGGTGACGGAGACCGCCGGCTTCTACAACACGGCCGGCTTCAACGACGACACGCGCGCCCTGCTCAGCATTCCTGCCCGGCACGATGTCGCTCGCCGTGTGGATTGCGCGTTCCTCGGTCGCCTCGTCGCCGAGCACCGCATCGACGAGGACGAGGCATTCGAGCTGATCGAAGATCTGACCGTGAACCTTGCGCGCAAGGTGTACCGCCTGTGAGCACCTTGCTCGCCATCGGATCGCCGCAGACGGAGCTGACGCCCGCCGAGGTGGAGAAGCACCTGCGCGAGGCGTTGGCAAAGCTAGGCCCGCGCAAGAAGGTGCTGGCTCTTCCACCGGATTTCTCGCGCTTCCACTCGCAGGCCGGTCTGTTGACCGAGCTGACGTGGCGGCACTACGGCGACGCCCTGACCGACGTGCTGCCGGCTCTCGGAACGCACAAGCCGATGACGGATCGCGAGATCGCGACCATGTTCGGCCAGACGCCGCGCGAACTCTTCCGCGTGCACGACTGGCGCAACGACGTGGTCACGCTGGGCGAGGTGCCGGGCGAGTTCATGCACGAGGTCAGCGAGGGCAAACTCGACTACACCTGGCCCGCGCAGGTGAACAAGCTGGTGCGTGACGGCGGACACGACCTGATCCTGTCGATTGGCCAGGTGGTGCCGCACGAAGTGATCGGCATGGCGAATCACAACAAGAACGTGTTCGTGGGCACCGGCGGTGTCATGGGCATTCACCGCTCGCACTTTCTTGGCGCGGTGTACGGCATGGAGCGCATCATGGGGCGCGCCGATACGCCGGTGCGCGCTGTGTTGAACTATGCCAGCGAACACTTCGCGCAGAACCTGCCGATCGTGTATGTGCTGACGGTCGTGGGCAAGAACGCAGCGGGGCAGCTTGCCATCCGCGGCCTGTTTATTGGCGACGACCTGGACTGCTTCTACAAGGCCGCGGAACTCGCCCTGCAGGTCAACTTCGTCATGATGGATCGCGAGATCAAGAAAGCCGTCGTGTACCTGGACCCGCATGAGTTCAAGAGCACGTGGCTGGGCAACAAGAGTGTTTACCGCACGCGCATGGCGCTGGCGGATGAAGGCGAACTGATTGTGCTGGCGCCCGCGGTTCACGAGTTCGGCGAAGACCCGACCATTGACAAACTGATCCGCCGCTATGGGTACTACGGCACGCCCAAGACGCTGGAGTGGGTCAAGGAAGACCCCGAACTTGCCGGTAATCTGAGCGCGGCGGCACACCTGATTCACGGGTCCAGCGAGGGCCGCTTCCAGATCACATACTGTCCGGGTCACCTCTCGCGCGAGGAGATCGAGAAGGCGGGTTTCCAATACGGTGATCCGCAACAAATGATGCAGAAGTACAACCCGGACAAGCTCAGCGACGGATGGAATACCGTCGATGGCGAGGAGATCTTCTACGTGTCGAATCCCGGGCTGGGGTTGTGGACGTACAAGGAGCGTTTTCAATGACGGCAGGCAGCACGGAGACCGCGCGCCGTCGACAGATCTTCGTCCTCATGGGCGTCAGCGGCTCCGGCAAATCGACCATCGGCACGCTTCTAGCCCAGCGTTTGCACATCCCGTTCCTGGATGCGGACGACTTCCACCCGCAGGCGAACAAGGACAAGATGCACGCCGGTCATCCACTCACGGACGAGGATCGCTGGCCGTGGCTTGCCACGCTCAATCGCCTGCTGCGGGATCATGCGGCGCAGGGCACCGGGTGCGTGCTCGCCTGCTCCGCGCTTCGCGAGGTGTATCGCGACAAGCTGGCAGACGGCTTGCCCCCGGGCACCGTCGACTTCGTCCTGTTGCAAGGCTCGCGCGAACTGATCCAGAGCCGCCTCGCCCAGCGACGCCACGAGTTCATGAACAGCAAGCTGCTGGATAGCCAGTTTGCCACCCTTGAGACGCCGGACGACGCGATCAAGGTCACAAACGATCGCAGTCCCGACCAGGTCGTCGACGACATCCTGCAACAGGAACACCTGGCCTGAGCCAGCCGCTTCAGGTCATTGCCAAAGGAGCAAACATTTTGGGTAAGAACTTATTCGATCTGACCGGCAAGGTTGCCGTCGTCACCGGCGGCACCTCCGGCATCGGTCTGGCCATTGCACTTGGGCTGGCCGACGCAGGAGCGCACGTGATCGCTAGCTCGCGACGCATGGAGCAGGTGGAAGAGGCCGCCGCGAAGATCGAGGAGCGTGGCGTGCGCACCCTGCGTCTCGCCTCTGACGTGAAGGATCGTGCCTCCCTGCAGCAGCTTTGCGACGCCACGCTGCAGCAGTTCGGACAGGTGGACATCCTGGTCAACTCGGCTGGCAAGATCAAGCGCGAGCCTACGCTCACGGTCAGCGAAGAGACCTGGAACGACATCATGGACACGAATCTGACAGGTACCCTGCGCGCCTGCCAGATCTTCGGCAAGCCCATGCTCGACTGTGGCTACGGACGCATCGTCAACATCGCGTCATTGAACAGTTACGTGTCGCTGAAGGAAGTGACCGCGTACGCATGCAGCAAGGCCGCGGTCAACGCCCTAACGCGGTCGCTCGCAGTGGAGTGGAGCAGCAAAGGCGTGACGGTGAACGCGGTTGCGCCCGGTGTGTTCCGCACCGCTCTGAATGCGGAGCTGCTGGACAAGAGCGAGCGCGGCAAAGAGTTGCGCATGCGCACGCCCATGGGCCGATTCGGACAAACCGAAGAGACGGTGGGCGCAGCGGTGTATCTTGCCAGTGATGCCGCCAGCTTTGTTACCGGCGAGACCATTGTGGTCGACGGCGGCTTTCTCGCCAGCGGCGTGAACCAGTAGCTTCAACGAACGATCAAGGAGCCGCAATGTTTCGCACCCTTTCCTTCGCTACACTCGCCATCGCGGCTGCGGTCGCGTCAGTATCGGCCCGCGCTCAGGCCACGCAGCCGCCCATGGACACCAACCCAATCGACGTGCGCACGGCCGCGCAGATCGACAAGCAGGCGCACGAGTTCCTGGAGCAGGCGCGCACTAAGCCGGATGGCGCAGTAAGCACGACACTGGAGCGCTACCCCGGCCACCTGACCATGCTGACCGCGCGCACCAAGCCCGGTGGGGCCGAGCTTCACAAGAACTGGAACGACTTCTTCTTTGTGCTCGACGGCGAGGCCACCGAAGTAACCGGCGGCACCATTGAGGACGCGAAAGAAACCACTCCGGGCGAGATCCGAGGTAAGCGCGTGGTCGGCGGAACGGAGCACCCCATGCACAAAGGCGACGTGATCCACATTGCGCCCGGAACGCCGCACCAGACCGTGGTCCCCGAGGGCAAGTACTTCCTGTACTACGTCGTCAAAGTGCAAGTGCCCGACGCAGCCGCAGCCAGCAATTAGGAGAGCACCATGAAGTTGTTGCAGATGGCGGATGCTGTTCGCTACCCGCGCATGACCACGGCAGAGTTGCGCAAGACCTTTCTGCTGGAGGATCTCTTCCAGCCCGGCAAGATCGGTTTTACCTACGTTGACCTGGATCGCACGGTGATCGGATCGGCCGTACCGGGTGCCCAGCCGCTTTCCTTGCCCACCGACCCGGCGCTGCGTTCGGACTTTTTCCTGGAGCGCCGGGAACTCGGCGTTCTGAACGTAGGCGGCAAAGGCACGGTCAGCGTGGACGGCCAGACCTTCGCGACGGACAAGCTGGATTGCTTATACGTGGGCCGTGGCAGCAAGGAGGTGACGTTCAGCAGCGAAGCGGAAGACGATCCCGCGGCTTTCTATCTGCTCAGCTATCCGGCGCACGCGCAGTATCCTACTGCGATGGTCAAGTTTGCCGACCTGCAGCCGCTTCACTTGGGCGCTGTTGAGACGTGCAACAAGCGGTCCATCTATAAGGCCATCTATGCCGACGGTCTGAAGAGCTGCCAGCTTGTCATGGGCTTCACGCTGCTTGAGTCCGGTTCGAACTGGAACACCATGCCGCCGCACACACACTTCCGCCGGTCCGAGGTGTACCTGTACTTCGATCTGGACCCGGCGCACCGGGTCGTTCACCTGATGGGACCGCCGCAGGAAACGCGGCACCTGCTGGTCAGCAATCGGCAGGTAATCGTATCGCCTGGCTGGTCGATTCACGCTGGTGTGGGCACCAGCCGCTACGCCTTCTGCTGGGGCATGGGCGGCGAGAACCAGGCCTACGACGACATGGACGGCGCACCGATTGCGGAGCTTCGCTAGTCATGCGGACCGATCGGGAATCATCGGAACTCCTCCCCGTCCGCCCGGCCAAGGAATGTCGCTGGGATCTCATGAGTCTCGGCGAAGTGATGCTGCGCTTCGATCCCGGCGAGGACCGCATTGCAACCACTCGCAGTTTCCGTGTGTGGGAGGGTGGGGGCGAATACAACGTCGCGCGCGGTCTGCGGCGATGCTTCGGTATGCGCTCTGCAATCGTGACCGCGCTCGTTGACAATCCCGTCGGTCGCCTGGTGGAAGACCTGATGCTGCAGGGCGGTGTCGACATCACGCAGGTGCTGTGGCGAGACTACGACGGCATCGGCCTCGAAGCGCGCAATGGCATTTACTTCCTGGAGCGCGGCTTTGGCGCGCGCGGCGCGTTGGGAAGCATGGACCGGGGTCATACGGCGATCTCGCAACTCAAGCCGGGCGACATTGATTGGGGCCGTCTGTTTGGGCAGGCCGGCTCCCGCTGGTTCCACACCGGAGGCGTATTCTGCGCGCTCAGCGAGACCACGCCGCTGGTTGCGCGCGAAGCCATGCAGGCAGCCAAGCGGCATGGCGCGATCGTCTCCTACGATTGCAACTATCGTCCGTCGCTGTGGAAGGCGCGTGGCGGGCGGCTTGCCGCAACCCGGGTGAATCGCGAGCTCGCGCCCTACGTCGACGTGCTGTTTGGGCACGAAGGCGACCTCTCTCTTGAATTGGGAGAACACTCCAGCGGGCCGCCGTCGCACACGCCGGAAAGCTACGCTGCCATGGCGGATCGCGTCATGCAGGCCCACCCAAACTTCCGTGTCATGGCAACGGCCACGCGCCGACCGCGCACGGCCAACCGCAACGACTGGGGTGGCTACGCGTTTGCCAACGGCCAGCTCTACGTGGGCCGTGCGATGGAAGACCTGGAGATTTTCGACCGTGTTGGCGGCGGTGATTCCTTCGCTTCCGGTCTGATCTACGGTTTGCTCTCGGGACAGGATGTTCCGTACGCCTTGCAATGCGGCATTGCGCACGGCGCACTGGCCATGACGACCCCCGGCGATTCCAGCTTTGCCACGCTTGCTGAAGTGGAGCGCCTGATGGCGGGTGCTGGGGCGGGAGTTCAGCGGTGAGTGCGAGGGACGTCATCAATCTGCAGCAGAAGCTGAACGCCGTGAAGGAACACTGGCGTCCGCACGTCGTCGCCGAACTGAACGGCCAGGAGGTCAAGGTGGTGAAACTGCTGGGAGAGTTTCCCTGGCATCATCACGACGACGTGGACGAACTCTTCATCGGCTGGCGCGGTACGTTCCGCATGGAGTTCCGAGATCGATCGGTCAGCATCGGTCCAGGGCAGTGCCTGGTTGTTCCTCGCGGTGTCGAACACCGGCCCGTGGCCGATCAGGAAGCCGAGATCCTGCTCTTCGAGCCTGCTGGCGTGCGCAATACCGGCAACATTCTGGACGATCGATTCACCGCGCCAAGCCCCGTTCACATTTAGCACCCACCATGCCAGGAAGACCTATGCAAAAGTCCGACGTCCTGAAACGCATGCAGCAAACCGGTCTGGTTCCGGTCCTGCGCGGCTCCTCCACCGAAGAAGCTCTCAGCATTGCGCGGGCAATTGCTGCCGGCGGTGTCAACGTGCTGGAGGTGACGATGACAGTGCCCGGAGCCATGGAGGTGATCCGGAAGCTTGTGCGCGAGGAGCCCCAAGTGCTGGTGGGCGCAGGCACCGTGCTCGATCCGGAGACCGCCCGCATCTGCATGCTGGAGGGTGCGCAGTTCATCGTCAGCCCGGCTACCAACCCGGCGACCATCGAGATGTGCCGCCGCTACTCCGTTGCGATCTTGCCCGGCGCGCTTACACCGACTGAGGTAGTCACGGCGTGGCAGGCGGGCGCGGACGTGATCAAGGTCTTCCCGGCGAGCGCCATGGGCGGCGCCAAGTACCTGAAGAGCCTCAAGGCACCGCTACCCCAGGTGGAGCTCATTCCGACCGGCGGAGTTTCCGTCGCTACGGCGCGCGAGTTCCTGGAAGCGGGTGCGTTCGCGTTAGGTGTTGGAGCCGATCTGGCCGACCCTAGGGCCATCGCTTCCGGCACGCCGCACACGATCACGGAGACCGCGCGCAACTACCTGCGCGCTATTGCTGATTTCCGCGCCACCACGGCACAGGTGCAGTCGGACTAGGGGAAATCTCCGGCTGCTAGGCAGGCGGCCGCACTGCCCATAGGGCGGGCTGCGTCACTGGATGCTCGCGCCGTATCTCGGCATCTGCAGCATCGGCTGGCTTCATCGCCTGCCACAGGTCCACATAGTCCTGCCGGTTCCACGCGCGGCCGCCCAGCAGCAGCACGTTTTCACGCATCGGCTGCTGGCTGAACCGCCGTGTGTCCGCGGGGTAGGGCCACTGGCCACGGCTTTGCAGAAACGGGTAGGCCCATGCAACAGCTGCTCGCATGCCTCGCCCGTCGGGCAAGGTGAACGGCCAGGCGCTCTCAAACGGCGTACTCACCGACTCGCACACGCTGCCCATGCATTCCAGCAGCAGCATGGATTCCGCATACGGTCGCTGCGTCGTCAGCGCATACGGGAAATAGCCGTCCAGGTGCAGTTGGCGCAGCAACTTGTCCCGGAAGCGATGACCGCAGTCGCGCCACACGGCATCATTGCGCGCGAAACGCGCGAGCTCGCTCGCCTGCATCGTCCAGAAGATTGCGTCGGCACGCGTGCTGTCGCGCGCCACGGCGCCGCGCGCGGACTCGCTGAACCAGCGCAGGAGCTCGGACGCCCATGCCCGGACGCCGTCGGCCAGTGCCGGGTCTGTCCCAGGCGCGGCGCACACAAACGAAGCAGCCCGCGCGAACTCAGCCAGCGCAAGCGTGAAGCGCAGCGGATTCAGCCGCAGGTCCGTCTCGGTTTTGGCTGCGGTTGCGCTCCCATCAGCCGTGTTGTCCAGCGTTGGTGTCATGCGTGTCTGCGGTGTGATGCACCATGCCTGCAGTTGCGCCTGAGCCCGTTCGAGATACTTGCTGTCTGAGGTCAGCCGCCACGCTGCTATCAGAGCCGCCACAGCCGCCGCCATGCGGGACAGCAGATCCGCATGCCCCGTAAAGCCGGTGACATCTCCGGCCGCATCGAGCGTGGCGTCACAGAAGAACCCATTGCCGCTCTTGGCGCCCGGGGCAGCAACGCTAGTGATCGTCAGTATGGGCCCGCTGAGCGCGGCATCCGCGGCTCGAATGGTCCGAGCACGGTCGAACTCCGCTACGTTGAAGTGGACACCTGTGGCCTGCGCGGCCATGCGCCGCAAGCAGCCGAATGTGGCCGCCATTGTGGCTCCGCTGAGCGCCTCCCTGCGAGTCATGCGCCTCATGCCCTCGAGTGTAACGGCGAGCAGAGAGACTTGGTTGCGAGGGCGTCAGCGCGGCTAGCGCGATCGGGGCGCAGCACCATCCGGCGCAGTTTGCTGCAAGTGCTTCCGCGCTTCCCACACCTTCACGTATTTCCAATGCACGTAGATGGCATGGTTCAGGTGAAAGATGAGACCTTCCGGACCGTCCAGGAAACCAGCGCGCAGCACATAGTTTTTGAACCAGCCGAACGCCGGATTGACAAAGCTGGTGGCCAGCAGCAACCACGACGGCCGGTCCTGCAGCTTGCGCGTCAGGGCCGCTACGGTGCCGGTGGAGTACTCGTTCATGTGGTCCAGGTAGTTGGCGAAATCAGGGTATCCGTAGTGCTGCAGATGATGCGTCAGCCGGCCTTTTCCGCTGTCGTACTGCGGCGTACCGTGCGGGCCGATGCTCTCGTCCACCATCGTCACGCCGCGCCTCCAGAGCCGCAGCTTGTCGTCCGGGTACAGCCCACCGTGGCGCATCCATCGCGTCAGGAAGATGTTGAGCCTCGGGATCCAGAAGGCCTCTTTGTCGGCGCTTTTTACAGCCTGTTCGATTTCGCGAGCCAGTTCCGGTGTGACGACTTCATCCCCGTCTAACAGCAGGATCCAGTCGCCCGTGCACTTCCGGATGGCAACGTTCTTCTGCTCCGCGTGCCCCTTGAAGTCGCGATTGAAGTAGTGCTCGGCACCGTACTCGCGCGCAATCTCCGGAGAGCGATCTTTCGATCCGGAGTCCACAATGACGATCTGGTCGATCCATCCCTGCAGCGCTGCCAAGGTGCGGGGCAGGTTCTTTTCCTCATTCGTGGCGATCATCGCCACGGAGATGGTTGGCCGGTCAGGATGTGCGCTCGTCGGCATCGCGCTTGATTGTAGCGAAGCCGCGAGCGCAATCGCAGATCAGGCGCTGCGTCGGTTGAACGTGACTGAATTCGCCTGGTCGATGCTGGTCAGCAACAGCGACGACACGTTCACGTGCGCCGGGCGCGTCACGGCATACCGGATCGCGTCCGCCACATCCTCCGGAGTCAGGGGTGTGATGTTCTGGTACACCTTGGCCGCGCGTTCCTTGTCGCCGCGGAAACGCACTTCGCTGAAGTCGGTTTGCACCATGCCTGGATCTACGCTGGTGACACGCACGGCGGTGCCCATCAGGTCGATGCGAAGGCCCTCGCTGATCGAGCGCTCCGCCGCCTTGGTAGCGCAGTACACGCTGCCGCCGGCGTAGGCCAGCCACCCCGCGGTGGAACCCAGGCTGACCACGTGGCCGGCATTGCGCTGTACCATGCCGGGGACCACGGCCCGTGTCACGTACAGCAGGCCCTTGGTGTTGGTGTCAATCATCTCTTCCCAGTTTTCCGGGTCGTCCTGCCACAGCTTTTCCAGCCCGCGCGCCAGGCCCGCGTTGTTGACCAGGATCGCGATCTCCGCAAACTCCTTCGGCAGCCCTGCAATGGCTGCCTCGACTTCGTGGCGCTGCCGGACATCGAACGCCACGGGATGCACCGCTGCGGCACCTGCCTGTTTCACCGCTTCGACCGTCTCCGTCAAGCGGTCCAGCGTGCGTGCCGTCAGCACCAGGGCACACCCTTCCTCCGCTAGTGCCAACGCCGTTGCTCGCCCAATGCCTGCGCTTGCGCCAGTGATCAGCGCCACCTTCCCCTGCAAGTTCTGACCCACGATCTTCACTCCTGCTGCCTCTAGCAATGAGATGCAAAAGCGAAGGCCGCTCAACAGGAGCGGCCTTCGCTGTACGGGTTTGGGTCTCTACTGCGCCGGGCCTGCCGGTGCAGCCGTGCCGGTCGGCGCAGCGTTCCCTGCTGGAGTCGCGGTCGGGTCCTGCGTCTGGACGCCGATCGACGGGCCGGAAACGACCATCTCCACACGGCGATTCTGCGCTCGTCCCGCGGCGGTGCTGTTGTCGGCGACAGGGTTCGTCTTGCCATAGCCGACAGCGGTGATGTTCGCCGCGCTGACACCCTGCTGCACCAGGAAGTCCTGCGTTGCCCGCGCACGGCTGTCGCTCAGCTTCTGGTTCAGTTCGTCGCTGCCGACCGAGTCCGTATATCCCTCAATCTGCAGGCGCAGGTCCGGGTATTGCTGCAGGATCGCGGAGACCTTGGCGAGCGAGATCTGTGCGTTCTGCTTCAGCGTGTACTTGCCCGTGTCGAACAGAACATCGCCCAGGGTGACGATCAGGCCGCGAGCCGTTTCCTGCGTCGCCAGCACGGCATTCAACTGGGCGCGCAGACGTTCGCGGATGGCGACAACCGACTGCTTAGCCGCGTCCGCCTGTGCGCGTGCCTGGTCTGCCGCAGCCTGTGCGTTGGCCGCATCGGCCTCGGCCCGTGCACGCTGGGCTGCTTCGCGATCCGCCGCTGCCTGCGCCTGTGCCGCTGCTGCCGCTGCCTGCGCCGCCTCCAGTTGCGACTGCTGCGCCTGCTGTTCCGCCGCATGACGCGCATCGATTTGCGCCTGCTGCGCCAATTGCTGCTGCTTGCGCAGGCTCAGGATGCGAGCATCCTCAGACCGCTGCACGGCCTCGCGAGCATAGGTGATCTCCATCTTCTCGTCGCGGTGCTTGCTCGCGTCCATCTGGTCGGCGTTCTGCAGATTGGTCCGCACCTGCGAGAGGATGTCCGGTGCAAACTGCTCTGCACCGGCCATGCGGGCAATGTTGTACGCATTGTGTGCCTCGTACAGCTCCAGTGGGCTGTGCTCGTTGCGGGTGATGGGGTCCATCACTGTCTTCGGGCCGGCAGTCTGCGCGTAGGCTCCGCGTGGCAGCAGGCTGAAGTGTGCGTTCACTTTCTCCAGCACGCCTTCAGTACGGTCATTGATGATTTCATTCTGCGCGACAACCAGGTCGCTGGGCACACGCACCGCGAAGTAGGGTTCTGCCGTGACGATCATGCCGAACGACTGCAGATTTGTGGTGACCGTCATGTCCACCTTGCCGCCGCCACCGGTCGGCAGCACCTCGCCCAGGTTGCTGGGCGTGCCGTCGGGCGTGATCGCCCACAGCACATAGGTCAGGTACTCCTGGCCAAATCCGTTGGCGGGCGTCAGGCCATCCAGGTGCAGGTTGATCGTGATGCGGCCCTTTTCGCTGTCCACCTTGGCATTACCCCGCACACTGGAGGCGAGTGGTGTGCCGACAAAGTTGATCTTGGTGGAGCCGCTGCGATGGAAGTAGTTGACCGCGTCCAGGTCGCGCGACACGACGTTCACGCGGTACAGCGGAACTCCGTTCAACTCACCAGCGGGACGCGCGGTCTGGCCTGCATTGCTCAGGCCCGCGGTCGGATTCGGTTCCTGCGCATGGAGCGCGGGGGCAGAAAGGGTAGCGGCAAGCGCCACACCCGACACAAAGATGCCGAGTCGGCTCATCAGTCGGCTTGGCTTGCAAATGGAACGGTTCACATCTGTGGTCACAACGACACTCCGGCGGCGCACCGGTTGTGCGCCTGTTATCACGGATGCGCTGCGGTGTCGAGGTGTCGCCTTCCTACCACCTTTGTGTCGCGTTCTAACCCACTCGCTTCCAGGCGGGAAACAGGTGCGTCTAAACCTGATCCACCAGCTTGTGCGAGATGGCAAACAGTGCCAACTCCAAGCGCGTGGAAACGCCGGTCTTGTCGAACGTGTTCGACAGGTGGCGCTTCACCGTCTCTTCCGAGATGTTGAACTGCTTCGCGATGTCCTTGTTTGAGCAGCCCTCGACGATGCTCTGCACCACTTCCAACTCGCGCGGCGTCAGGCCATAGGTCTTCTTCTCGGGAACAGCGGCCGCCTTCTGCATCAGGCCGTGCAGCGCCTGCAGCAGATTCATCACGCGCTCGCCGCCAATCCAGTAATCGCCGCTGTACACCGCGCGAATGGCCTCCGACAGATCGCCTGCGACCGAGTCCTTCAGCACAATGCCGCGGGCGCCGATCTGCAGCGCCTCAATCACCTGCTGGGTAGAGATGGTGCTGGTCAGCAGAATGATCTTGATGCGCGGAGACTTGCCCATGATGGCGCGCATCGCTTCCAAGCCGGGCAGCCGTGGCATCTGCACGTCCA contains:
- a CDS encoding OmpA family protein, translated to MSRLGIFVSGVALAATLSAPALHAQEPNPTAGLSNAGQTARPAGELNGVPLYRVNVVSRDLDAVNYFHRSGSTKINFVGTPLASSVRGNAKVDSEKGRITINLHLDGLTPANGFGQEYLTYVLWAITPDGTPSNLGEVLPTGGGGKVDMTVTTNLQSFGMIVTAEPYFAVRVPSDLVVAQNEIINDRTEGVLEKVNAHFSLLPRGAYAQTAGPKTVMDPITRNEHSPLELYEAHNAYNIARMAGAEQFAPDILSQVRTNLQNADQMDASKHRDEKMEITYAREAVQRSEDARILSLRKQQQLAQQAQIDARHAAEQQAQQSQLEAAQAAAAAAQAQAAADREAAQRARAEADAANAQAAADQARAQADAAKQSVVAIRERLRAQLNAVLATQETARGLIVTLGDVLFDTGKYTLKQNAQISLAKVSAILQQYPDLRLQIEGYTDSVGSDELNQKLSDSRARATQDFLVQQGVSAANITAVGYGKTNPVADNSTAAGRAQNRRVEMVVSGPSIGVQTQDPTATPAGNAAPTGTAAPAGPAQ
- a CDS encoding response regulator; this translates as MANVLTSAKNDLSSGPTGTIRLIVADDHPVVRFGVKNMLQQDPAFEVISEANDGDEAITQALEHEPDILLLDVQMPRLPGLEAMRAIMGKSPRIKIILLTSTISTQQVIEALQIGARGIVLKDSVAGDLSEAIRAVYSGDYWIGGERVMNLLQALHGLMQKAAAVPEKKTYGLTPRELEVVQSIVEGCSNKDIAKQFNISEETVKRHLSNTFDKTGVSTRLELALFAISHKLVDQV